Proteins encoded together in one Rossellomorea sp. y25 window:
- a CDS encoding heavy metal translocating P-type ATPase has translation MAQHKETSIDITGMTCAACANRIEKGLNKMDGVENASVNFAMERAAVKYNPEEVKPSDLQKRIRDLGYDIQLEKTEFDITGMTCAACSARIEKVLNKQEGIQHATVNLALEKATIEYAPGTITTDQIIKKVDSIGYGATVKNDENQEEQTDHKLQEIQKQKRKFIWSLLLSLPLLWSMVSHFEFTSFIPLPDILMNPWMQMALATPVQFIIGKQFYTGAYKALKNNSANMDVLVALGTSAAYFYSVFLAYQSIGSGMHMVELYFETSAILITLIILGKLFEAKAKGRSSEAIKKLMGLQAKTATVERGGNEVEIPLEDVVVGDIVFIKPGEKVPVDGEVIEGRSALDESMITGESVPVDKSIGDTLIGATMNKNGFLKMKATKVGRDTALAQIIKVVEDAQGSKAPIQRLADTISGIFVPIVVGIAVLTFLVWYIWVEPGNFAEALEKLIAVLVIACPCALGLATPTSIMAGSGRSAEFGILFKGGEHLESTHGITTVILDKTGTVTNGEPVLTDVKVETGFNEEDFLALVGAVERSSEHPLAVSIVKGIKEKGITLLGSEDFDAIPGYGVKAKVEGTEVVIGTTKLMEQAGVHTDYVLETKQALETEGKTVMLVAINGNYAGLVAVADTIKDTSKLAIQRLKDMELEVIMITGDNQRTAEAIAKEAGIHHVIAEVLPEGKAREVQKLQKEGKKVAMVGDGINDAPALAMADIGMAIGTGTDVAMEAADITLIRGDLHSIADAIFMSKKTIRNIKQNLFWALAYNSLGIPIAAMGFLAPWLAGAAMAFSSVSVVLNALRLQRVKL, from the coding sequence ATGGCTCAGCATAAAGAAACCAGTATAGATATAACAGGAATGACTTGCGCTGCTTGTGCGAATCGAATCGAAAAAGGATTAAATAAAATGGACGGTGTAGAAAACGCATCGGTTAACTTCGCGATGGAGAGAGCAGCGGTAAAATACAATCCAGAAGAAGTGAAACCAAGTGACCTTCAAAAAAGAATTCGGGATTTAGGTTATGACATACAACTTGAAAAAACCGAGTTTGATATTACCGGGATGACCTGCGCTGCTTGTTCTGCAAGAATCGAGAAAGTATTGAATAAACAAGAAGGAATACAACATGCAACGGTTAATTTAGCCTTAGAAAAAGCAACCATTGAGTATGCCCCCGGGACTATCACTACAGATCAAATCATTAAAAAGGTTGATTCAATTGGCTACGGTGCAACAGTGAAAAATGATGAAAATCAAGAAGAACAAACCGATCATAAACTTCAAGAGATTCAGAAGCAAAAACGTAAGTTCATATGGTCACTATTGTTATCTTTGCCCCTATTATGGTCAATGGTCAGTCATTTTGAATTTACATCTTTCATCCCATTACCGGATATCTTAATGAACCCTTGGATGCAAATGGCTTTAGCAACACCTGTACAATTTATTATCGGGAAACAGTTTTATACAGGGGCTTATAAAGCATTAAAGAACAATAGTGCCAATATGGATGTATTGGTTGCACTTGGTACATCTGCTGCTTACTTTTACAGTGTGTTCCTTGCTTATCAGTCCATTGGATCCGGAATGCATATGGTTGAGTTATATTTTGAAACAAGTGCCATTTTAATCACACTCATTATTCTCGGAAAATTGTTTGAAGCCAAGGCGAAAGGTCGTTCTTCTGAAGCCATAAAGAAGCTTATGGGCCTTCAAGCGAAAACAGCAACGGTGGAAAGAGGCGGGAATGAAGTCGAAATTCCTTTAGAAGACGTTGTAGTTGGAGATATTGTATTCATCAAACCAGGTGAAAAAGTTCCTGTAGATGGAGAAGTCATCGAAGGTCGTTCAGCACTTGATGAATCGATGATTACAGGAGAAAGCGTTCCGGTGGATAAATCTATAGGTGATACATTAATCGGTGCCACAATGAATAAAAACGGATTCCTTAAAATGAAAGCTACAAAGGTAGGTAGAGATACAGCTCTGGCACAAATTATCAAAGTGGTGGAGGATGCTCAAGGTTCCAAGGCTCCTATTCAACGGTTAGCGGATACAATATCGGGAATATTTGTCCCTATTGTTGTAGGGATTGCAGTCCTTACATTTCTTGTCTGGTACATTTGGGTTGAACCAGGTAATTTTGCAGAAGCACTTGAAAAACTTATTGCCGTACTTGTGATTGCCTGTCCATGTGCCCTTGGATTAGCGACCCCGACTTCGATAATGGCAGGTTCCGGGCGTTCAGCTGAATTCGGGATTCTCTTTAAAGGCGGAGAACATTTGGAATCCACTCATGGAATTACAACCGTTATACTCGACAAAACGGGTACTGTTACAAATGGTGAACCGGTTTTAACAGATGTAAAAGTGGAGACTGGTTTTAATGAAGAGGATTTTCTAGCTTTGGTTGGAGCGGTGGAACGGTCTTCTGAGCATCCACTTGCTGTTTCAATTGTTAAAGGCATTAAAGAAAAAGGGATTACTTTATTAGGTAGTGAAGATTTTGATGCCATACCAGGCTATGGTGTAAAAGCTAAAGTAGAAGGTACAGAGGTGGTCATCGGTACCACAAAATTGATGGAACAAGCGGGTGTTCACACCGATTACGTATTAGAAACAAAACAAGCTCTTGAAACAGAAGGGAAGACGGTTATGCTCGTTGCTATTAATGGGAACTATGCGGGCCTTGTCGCGGTAGCGGACACTATAAAAGATACTTCGAAACTAGCCATTCAACGGTTAAAGGATATGGAGTTAGAAGTCATAATGATTACTGGTGACAATCAGCGAACCGCTGAAGCAATTGCAAAGGAAGCTGGAATTCACCATGTAATTGCGGAAGTATTACCTGAAGGAAAAGCAAGGGAAGTTCAAAAACTGCAGAAGGAAGGAAAGAAAGTCGCGATGGTCGGGGATGGAATTAATGATGCTCCTGCACTTGCCATGGCGGATATCGGAATGGCGATCGGTACAGGTACAGACGTTGCCATGGAAGCTGCCGATATTACACTTATCCGTGGCGACTTGCACAGTATTGCCGATGCTATCTTCATGAGTAAGAAAACCATTCGTAATATTAAACAAAACTTGTTCTGGGCCTTGGCTTATAACTCACTGGGCATCCCCATTGCCGCAATGGGATTCTTAGCACCATGGCTTGCCGGAGCTGCAATGGCATTTAGTTCAGTGTCGGTTGTATTGAATGCCCTGAGATTGCAGAGAGTGAAGCTGTAA
- a CDS encoding DUF3889 domain-containing protein: protein MNFIANTAILDVKPVHAQQEIPSYAKWGSLAVKKTKEKYPDAAIVDYLHIGKENGSKVSTEKFKLWLKRGGKEFGVFVDIQFETDTEKLIDIKFRETDR, encoded by the coding sequence ATGAATTTTATTGCCAACACGGCAATACTTGACGTGAAACCCGTACACGCTCAACAAGAGATTCCCTCCTATGCTAAATGGGGAAGTCTGGCAGTGAAAAAGACGAAAGAGAAATATCCTGATGCTGCGATCGTCGACTATCTTCATATTGGGAAGGAAAACGGATCAAAGGTATCAACCGAGAAGTTTAAGCTATGGTTAAAACGTGGCGGTAAAGAATTTGGTGTGTTTGTGGACATTCAGTTTGAAACGGATACCGAGAAACTGATTGATATCAAGTTTAGGGAAACTGATCGATAA
- a CDS encoding GNAT family N-acetyltransferase: MKTTLEQVKIVEYHEGLAKGIAKMWNESRENWGGDSVVTTEQDVKDKEANSTNLHLFIAMVGDEVAGYCGLSEYREDEGALYIPLLNVHPNYQGLKIGKQLVLKAVEKTVELKWPRLDLFTWAGNTKAVPLYKKCGFFWEDRDDTVHLMNFIPMVLQIDWLKSFFEKHDWYTTSQRLIEIKPDGLKDKDHTYYEYRWEAGDEFVRIQFERTGRGIRLIETQDLLLEMKLPDFKMLEKKEHYVTYHIENRKENPVEISLRGVSSSHVQHEFHKSVLVKKNWLGQFPIMLTMPTRQPSPWKKHPTVGVTVEFDGQSVPLTLGIFPKQAGKLQLRTVKKNWKPHGKGMLYLDLESQLKEETTWTIKLPVNKVLDWETSKVMAKIEGNKRVSIPIPVQLLKNGFLSEEINVEVEQKNGEVTAFATRLSLALPGFGAKFGGETDEHWSGFNGPHYVEIEKRNHIVKIGSMSSTQDPITFFTPKFGKPYSEEFSKKEASSVEYIELPEAFVIKTTLESDAFSSMLLNTYFTIYGDGLVEIKHEVVNTGGEERKHLSLIQPVFISFEGMAIPQRNGVLVGNESLVPFMEYIRDKDLTERWIFTSSSLGDTIGLAWPKAALGRKDDWRMALEYEIDRIQPREEMCLGPIQVGINTSNHWSKWRELVGGYEEATKELPLYTLEKAGGEVISSVGERVDYFFSSMLTPYIHGEFTIQSENETFVKEVSKAESVTRLNLGIEHASPGVKWVAGEFHSQSHFGKVESLQLVKGKREVKVEGNEDVWSVDNGVISFKASSEYYPGIYSLSIDGNETLDHQYPIPGPRAWWNPWGGGIRYSFQAVSSYSMLKEKTAIGSVTKLDQHGHQWAGICLTTEFKEHEKMKGIVLRQYALTLPEVPVLAVYAEIQQNSGRTFTEELLDLEAFFKTGETLTSSFVKLPTQGIFHKYYAGAEEFVLRDTPFVTIGSDEHQETVTFVHSNTRKLSEAYLNQDVLLVASTNKWSAATGETIVVEPSILFYGETQSTQAIKPLQHIKFT, encoded by the coding sequence ATGAAGACGACGCTTGAGCAAGTGAAAATCGTAGAATATCATGAAGGTTTAGCAAAAGGGATCGCAAAAATGTGGAATGAAAGCCGTGAAAACTGGGGTGGGGATTCCGTTGTCACAACGGAACAAGACGTGAAAGACAAAGAAGCTAACTCCACGAATCTCCATTTATTTATAGCGATGGTGGGAGATGAGGTGGCCGGTTACTGCGGATTATCTGAATATCGAGAGGATGAAGGTGCCCTTTACATCCCTCTTCTGAACGTGCACCCCAATTATCAAGGCTTGAAGATCGGTAAACAACTCGTATTGAAAGCAGTAGAAAAAACTGTTGAATTAAAATGGCCAAGACTTGATCTATTTACGTGGGCGGGTAATACAAAAGCCGTACCCCTATATAAAAAATGCGGATTCTTCTGGGAAGATCGCGATGACACTGTTCATCTAATGAATTTTATCCCGATGGTGCTCCAAATTGACTGGCTGAAGTCGTTTTTTGAGAAGCATGATTGGTATACAACCAGTCAGCGCCTGATTGAAATCAAACCAGACGGCCTGAAAGATAAAGACCATACGTATTATGAATACAGATGGGAAGCGGGTGATGAGTTCGTCCGTATTCAATTTGAACGAACCGGGCGAGGCATTCGTTTAATCGAAACGCAGGATTTATTATTAGAAATGAAGCTTCCTGACTTCAAGATGCTCGAGAAAAAAGAACACTATGTGACGTATCATATAGAAAATCGCAAAGAGAACCCAGTTGAAATCTCCCTAAGAGGAGTATCATCTTCACATGTACAGCATGAATTCCATAAGAGCGTTTTAGTGAAAAAGAATTGGTTGGGGCAATTCCCTATAATGCTCACTATGCCAACCAGGCAACCAAGTCCTTGGAAGAAGCACCCGACTGTTGGGGTGACAGTTGAATTTGACGGTCAATCAGTCCCTCTTACCCTAGGGATATTTCCTAAACAAGCGGGGAAGCTTCAGTTAAGAACGGTAAAGAAGAATTGGAAACCCCATGGAAAAGGAATGCTCTATCTCGACTTAGAAAGCCAATTAAAAGAAGAAACTACCTGGACGATCAAACTGCCTGTAAATAAGGTATTGGATTGGGAAACATCAAAAGTGATGGCAAAAATCGAAGGGAATAAGAGAGTTTCGATACCAATTCCGGTCCAGCTTTTGAAGAATGGCTTTTTGTCAGAAGAAATAAATGTAGAGGTTGAACAGAAAAACGGGGAAGTGACTGCTTTTGCCACTCGGCTGTCATTGGCTCTACCAGGTTTTGGGGCGAAATTTGGTGGAGAAACAGACGAGCATTGGTCAGGGTTCAATGGCCCACATTATGTTGAGATTGAAAAACGGAACCATATCGTTAAAATTGGGTCTATGAGTTCAACCCAAGATCCGATAACGTTCTTCACACCTAAATTTGGAAAACCATACAGTGAAGAATTTTCCAAGAAAGAAGCATCCTCTGTGGAGTATATTGAGCTTCCTGAAGCATTTGTGATCAAAACGACTTTAGAATCCGATGCCTTTTCGTCTATGCTTCTGAATACGTATTTTACTATTTACGGTGATGGCTTAGTGGAAATCAAGCATGAAGTGGTGAATACCGGAGGAGAAGAAAGGAAGCATCTTTCCCTCATTCAGCCTGTTTTTATAAGCTTTGAAGGAATGGCTATCCCACAAAGGAATGGAGTCTTAGTCGGGAATGAGTCACTTGTTCCATTTATGGAATACATTCGAGACAAGGATTTGACTGAACGATGGATTTTCACAAGTTCTTCCTTGGGAGATACAATCGGGCTTGCTTGGCCGAAAGCAGCCCTTGGAAGAAAAGATGATTGGCGAATGGCTCTGGAATATGAAATCGACCGGATTCAACCCCGGGAGGAAATGTGTTTAGGTCCGATCCAGGTCGGAATCAACACGTCTAACCACTGGTCTAAGTGGCGGGAATTGGTGGGTGGATATGAAGAAGCAACGAAAGAGCTACCTTTGTATACTCTAGAAAAAGCCGGTGGGGAGGTTATTTCGTCTGTTGGTGAAAGGGTAGATTATTTTTTCAGTTCCATGCTGACCCCTTATATTCATGGTGAATTTACCATTCAATCAGAAAATGAAACATTTGTGAAAGAAGTGAGTAAAGCAGAGTCAGTAACACGTTTGAATCTTGGGATTGAACATGCATCACCAGGAGTGAAATGGGTAGCTGGGGAATTCCATTCCCAAAGTCATTTCGGAAAAGTAGAATCTCTGCAACTCGTTAAGGGTAAGAGGGAGGTAAAGGTTGAGGGGAACGAGGATGTCTGGTCTGTAGATAATGGCGTCATTTCGTTTAAAGCGTCATCTGAATATTATCCTGGTATCTATTCATTATCGATTGATGGTAATGAAACCTTGGATCATCAATATCCAATCCCGGGTCCAAGGGCGTGGTGGAACCCATGGGGGGGAGGTATCAGATACTCTTTCCAAGCCGTTAGTTCCTATTCAATGTTGAAAGAGAAGACCGCAATAGGATCTGTAACAAAGTTGGATCAACATGGCCATCAGTGGGCAGGGATTTGTTTGACAACAGAATTCAAGGAGCATGAAAAGATGAAGGGGATTGTTCTTCGTCAATATGCGTTAACACTTCCAGAAGTGCCGGTACTGGCTGTATACGCAGAGATTCAGCAGAATTCGGGAAGGACGTTTACTGAAGAGTTGCTGGATTTGGAGGCTTTCTTCAAGACCGGTGAGACATTAACATCCAGTTTCGTTAAACTTCCAACACAAGGAATTTTTCATAAATACTATGCAGGAGCAGAGGAATTCGTATTGAGAGATACACCTTTTGTTACGATTGGATCAGATGAACATCAAGAAACTGTAACGTTCGTTCATTCAAACACGAGAAAACTGTCAGAAGCTTATTTGAACCAAGATGTGCTCCTAGTTGCGTCAACAAACAAGTGGTCTGCAGCAACGGGTGAAACCATCGTTGTAGAACCGAGTATCCTATTTTACGGTGAAACACAGTCTACACAAGCCATCAAACCACTGCAACACATCAAATTCACTTAA
- a CDS encoding twin-arginine translocase TatA/TatE family subunit, whose protein sequence is MNLGFGEIAIILFVALLFFGPSKLPQLGKAAGMSLREFKQAVSGLMEDDKDKDQGEKNITQDK, encoded by the coding sequence ATGAACCTAGGCTTCGGTGAAATAGCGATAATCTTGTTCGTTGCACTCCTGTTCTTTGGACCAAGCAAACTTCCACAGCTCGGAAAAGCTGCCGGTATGTCTTTGAGAGAATTTAAACAGGCGGTAAGTGGATTGATGGAGGACGACAAAGACAAAGATCAAGGTGAGAAGAATATTACTCAAGATAAATAA
- the guaC gene encoding GMP reductase — protein sequence MENVFDYEDIQLIPAKCVVNSRSECDTSVTLGGHTFKLPVVPANMQTIIDEKIAVYLAENNYFYIMHRFEPEKRISFIKDMKARGLISSISVGVKEEEYAFVKQLAEEKLTPEFITIDIAHGHSNAVISMIQHIKKHVPESFVIAGNVGTPEAVRELEHAGADATKVGIGPGKVCITKIKTGFGTGGWQLAALRWCAKAATKPIIADGGIRTHGDIAKSIRFGASMVMIGSLFAGHEESPGDTIEKDGKLFKEYFGSASEFQKGEKKNVEGKKMFVEHKGSLEHTLVEMEQDLQSSISYAGGTKLEAIRTVDYVVVKNSIFNGDKVY from the coding sequence ATGGAAAATGTGTTTGATTACGAAGATATTCAATTAATTCCTGCAAAATGCGTGGTGAATAGCCGCTCTGAATGTGATACAAGTGTGACACTGGGTGGACATACGTTCAAATTACCGGTTGTTCCTGCCAATATGCAAACCATTATTGATGAAAAAATCGCTGTATACTTAGCTGAAAATAATTATTTCTATATCATGCATCGCTTTGAGCCTGAAAAACGAATTTCATTTATTAAAGATATGAAAGCTCGCGGATTGATTTCTTCTATCTCTGTAGGAGTAAAAGAAGAAGAATATGCATTTGTAAAGCAGTTAGCGGAAGAAAAGCTGACACCGGAGTTTATTACAATCGATATTGCACATGGTCACTCCAATGCTGTAATCAGCATGATTCAACACATTAAAAAGCACGTACCAGAAAGCTTTGTGATTGCTGGGAACGTAGGTACTCCTGAAGCTGTCAGAGAATTGGAACATGCTGGTGCCGACGCCACAAAAGTGGGAATCGGACCAGGGAAAGTATGTATCACGAAAATCAAAACAGGCTTTGGTACAGGCGGCTGGCAGCTGGCTGCCCTTCGTTGGTGCGCAAAAGCCGCTACAAAACCAATCATCGCTGATGGGGGTATCCGTACCCACGGTGATATTGCAAAATCCATTCGTTTCGGTGCGTCCATGGTGATGATCGGCTCCCTATTCGCAGGTCATGAAGAGTCTCCAGGAGATACAATCGAAAAAGATGGCAAGCTATTCAAAGAATACTTTGGATCAGCTTCAGAGTTCCAAAAAGGCGAAAAGAAAAATGTTGAAGGTAAAAAAATGTTTGTTGAACATAAAGGATCGCTGGAACATACATTGGTCGAAATGGAACAAGATCTTCAATCCTCTATCTCCTATGCTGGCGGTACAAAGCTTGAAGCAATCCGGACAGTAGATTATGTAGTAGTGAAAAATTCAATTTTCAACGGAGACAAAGTATATTAA
- a CDS encoding 2'-5' RNA ligase family protein, protein MYWVIALFDEKTEELIQEIWKELTVKNISYYEEEINDARPHITIGSYKELDKQTYINALEEYYEHKKPIDITLNTVGSFLNFGTLFFSPTITRELLNFHTDHHDFFHQFNETANPLYLPDNWIPHCTLANKLSPEKLSQGFKHCLERGDSIEGKITGIALIELIDDSKDCIEAPIVYSKSLLE, encoded by the coding sequence ATGTACTGGGTAATCGCTCTATTCGATGAAAAGACTGAAGAGTTGATACAAGAAATATGGAAGGAACTGACCGTTAAAAATATTTCTTACTATGAGGAAGAAATCAACGATGCACGGCCCCACATTACGATAGGGAGTTATAAAGAATTAGATAAACAAACATACATAAACGCATTAGAGGAGTATTATGAGCATAAAAAACCAATCGATATCACCCTCAACACCGTAGGGTCATTCCTAAACTTCGGAACTCTATTTTTCTCCCCGACCATCACAAGAGAACTACTTAACTTTCATACGGATCATCATGATTTCTTTCACCAATTCAATGAAACCGCTAATCCACTCTATCTTCCTGACAACTGGATCCCACACTGCACTTTAGCCAATAAGCTTTCACCGGAAAAATTATCTCAGGGCTTCAAGCATTGTTTAGAAAGAGGAGACTCCATTGAAGGGAAAATAACAGGAATTGCCTTAATTGAACTCATCGATGATTCCAAGGATTGCATAGAGGCTCCGATTGTTTATTCAAAGTCACTACTGGAATAA
- a CDS encoding helix-turn-helix transcriptional regulator, whose protein sequence is MLEGKIIKFYREHQQVKQKDLGEGICSTTHISKIERGLTEVSKETIQLLSERLGIDMEKELENYKSIDSLLKEWHESIIKKLQTKADSIKTRLDGIHLLQIQDFYRTYTLILARYHLFSGENQLAKRLVEEMETWSGLSPYEHNMLLHIKGIYLMRVNHDFFKAISVLKEIRLDDYSNRECFYDLAVAYHSIHSNVLAYFYANKALQFFVEKRSFSRMIESEMLMLLQLEQSDDSNVENKEYQRLIDMAEDYELEHQRALLHHNYAYHQLRKGDFKSAGEYYKKSVNTRKPQDPNYLGSLEGYINALTKEGRTSKDELLQYIEEGLALARKGNNNTFYHFFTLHKLNVNEDIKGYYKYLEEKAYPHFQEMGYVLPMEHYGVLLFDYYMEKGDEGKANFYAKGLMEKFRKNNQFV, encoded by the coding sequence ATGCTTGAAGGTAAAATTATCAAGTTCTATCGCGAACATCAACAGGTCAAACAGAAGGATTTGGGAGAAGGGATTTGCTCTACTACCCATATCAGTAAAATAGAACGAGGACTTACTGAGGTCTCAAAGGAAACAATCCAATTATTAAGTGAACGATTAGGTATTGATATGGAAAAGGAATTAGAGAATTATAAGAGTATCGATTCCCTCCTGAAAGAATGGCACGAATCGATCATTAAGAAGCTGCAGACAAAAGCAGATTCCATAAAGACACGACTCGATGGGATTCATTTATTGCAAATCCAGGATTTCTATCGGACGTATACCTTGATTCTCGCTCGGTATCATTTATTTTCCGGGGAAAATCAGCTTGCCAAACGTCTCGTTGAGGAAATGGAGACGTGGTCAGGACTTAGTCCATATGAACATAATATGTTGCTGCATATAAAAGGCATTTATCTAATGAGGGTAAACCACGATTTCTTCAAAGCCATTTCAGTGCTTAAGGAAATTCGCCTGGATGACTATTCTAACCGCGAATGCTTTTACGATTTAGCGGTTGCCTATCATTCCATTCATTCAAATGTACTAGCGTACTTTTATGCAAATAAGGCATTGCAATTCTTTGTAGAGAAGCGCAGTTTCTCCAGGATGATCGAGTCAGAGATGCTGATGCTGCTTCAACTTGAACAATCCGATGATTCCAACGTGGAAAACAAAGAATACCAACGATTAATCGACATGGCTGAAGACTACGAACTCGAACACCAGAGGGCCCTTCTTCATCATAACTACGCCTATCACCAGCTCAGAAAAGGCGATTTCAAGTCAGCCGGCGAATACTACAAAAAATCCGTCAACACCCGTAAACCCCAAGACCCCAACTACCTTGGCTCACTTGAAGGATACATTAATGCCCTTACCAAAGAGGGACGGACCTCGAAAGATGAGTTACTGCAATACATAGAAGAAGGTTTAGCTTTGGCCCGAAAAGGTAACAACAATACGTTCTATCACTTCTTTACTTTACACAAATTGAATGTTAATGAAGACATAAAAGGGTATTATAAATATTTGGAAGAAAAAGCCTATCCCCACTTTCAGGAAATGGGCTACGTCCTCCCTATGGAGCATTACGGCGTATTACTGTTTGATTATTATATGGAAAAGGGAGATGAGGGGAAAGCAAACTTCTATGCCAAGGGCCTGATGGAGAAGTTCCGAAAGAATAATCAATTTGTATAA